The genome window GCCGCCTCGCCACCATTCGAACTATTTAGAGCAATAGAGTCAATCTAAAAAACAATAAAAAAATCCACTTAACGAAGTGGATTTTTTTTATGTCTTGTACCTGGTGATACAAAATTAAATGCGAGTGGCTGCTCTTTGTTGAGCTTGTGTAATCAATTCTTCATTACTCGCGTACATCTCTTGTAAATAGCGGTTATAGGTTGAACCTAACTCTGAGTACCCTTTCATATCATTGATTAGCTTTTTAGTATCTAGCTCATCTTTTGATAGGCGTTGCTTTGCTCGTGAAGTACGCAGTGACTCATAAGCATTATGGGTATTCATGTTCTTCATATAAGCAGTCACGGTATCTTCTACAGAAGTATAGGAAGAATAGCCTTTGACTTTCCCTTTCTTAGTTTGGCAGCCGCTACCGCAGCGCATACCAAATAAATTACCGTTTTGCAGAGCAAGTTGTGAAGTACCCCAGCCAGACTCTGTTGCTGCTTGTGTTGCAACTAAGTGCGTTGGCATGATGTCGACACGACTCAATAGTTTGTCCCAATTTAAACGTTTTGGGTTACTACATTTCATACCATAACTATTACAGATTTGTTCAAGACGGCGCAATTCTTGGGCGCTCCACTTCTTGTTAGCTCGTACTGATAACAACCAAGTACGTTCAGCCATGATCTGCTTATTCACTTTTTCTATAACAGGGACAACCGTTTTCAAAAATGCTTTCTTTCGAGGTGTACCAGAAGGGTATTTACGTAAATCAGGGAGTGAGGTTTTAGCCTGACTTACATTCTGTTGCACAGTTTTATTAGTATACTCTTTATTGAGCATTGTGCTGGTACTGGTGGAGCCCATACTCAGGCTCGAAAATAAAAGTAAAAATAAGAAAGCGAAGACGGCGTTTGTCCTCATCGTTCGAGAGGGCATTTGCTTCTCCTAAGTATCTCTGAACAAAATTCGAGCGAATATTAGCAGATTAATTTTTTACGAGCTACATTTATCCGGATGACATTAGGGAAATTTCTGTATTATTTTGTAGACTTTTTTATATTATTATGAATTTACTGATTTTAATTGGTATAAAGTTTCTGTTGGTATATTTTCATATGAAGAATAATAAATTAAACTGTTCATTTCTGTAGTGTCTAAGCTTAACTTAAGTCAAATTTGAGTAAAGATCATACAGTTCATGTAGTTATTATAGGGTTATTTTGTCTGAAAAATAATCAGTTGATAGGCTGTTTTTTAACCAAAATGAGATCTCCATCATTTTATTAAAGCCTATCGAGGTGACAAAAGTGAAATAAAATTATTATCTGTAAATAAGTAAAAAGTGATATTTAGCTTAAATTTTAAGTACGGTAATGTCAGGGCAAAGATTTATTGGGCGATTAATATGGATATCATAAATAGGTCTTTTAAGGTTTTAAAATTTGTTGCAGTAAATCTTGTTGTTTCGCATCGTCCGCTAGCTGTTGAAAATCTGACACCGTCCAATAAGAAGTTGGTTTGGGGAGCAGTTTCATATCATCAGTAGGGAGCAAACGCAGTTGTGCGAGCAATGACAAATCATATTTGAGATAGCGATCAGGCAACGTTAAAAATAAGCCTTCAGACGGCATAATTTGTGGAGGCATCAGAGGGTAACGTTGGTCACTTGTTTGGTAATCTCTTGTTAAAACAAGAAATTTCTCCGGAACTCTACGGTAACTGTTCCACCATAAACCATCAACGCTATCAAATATTTTTCGCGTGGTTTTTCTATCTTTGCTACCGAGCTGGTGAAGTGCCAGTGGAAGAATATTTTCCATTGATTGAGAATAAGTGGCTAAAGAGTCTGCTCGGCCTTGTAGTATCAAAGTTAAGGCAAGACGGGAACCAAGTAAATTTGAGTACAGGTCTTCAGGGGAAAAATGCGGAAATCCCTTCGGAAAATCCTGGTACAGATTGATAACCATACCACTGGGCAATTTCATGCCATACCGCGAGCTGGAAAGCCAATTTTGCGGCTAAGTAGGCGCTTAGGGTATAACGTTGTTTGGCAGATTGTGGTGGTTCAAATGCATTGAAATGAATTTGTCTATCCGCTAACTCTTCACTAAGTGACAGCGACCATTGTTGACCAAGGCGTGGGTAAATTTGGCTAAATAAGTAAAAAGTATAATCTGCAGTATCTCTGACATGGGAAATATCAATAAACCCGCTTTTATCTGTATAGAGTAAGCCTATTTTTTCATTACTGAGCCCCATTAATGCCGCAGAGGCACCTAAAAAGCTGTCATTATAATGATGTTCACCGAGGCTATCTGCTTCAACGATATTATCGATAGTGTAAAATGGGACGGGTAATCCCCACAGTTCAGCTTGCAAGTTGTAGCCAAAAGCGCAGCAAGCGCGCAAACCTTGTGGAGGAGCTAAGGAAGCAACCACAGGCCAAGCTTGTGAGGCCGCTTCAAAAGTATAGGGGGTAATTACAGGCTCAATGGCAGGCAATTCCAGTTTGTCATGACTTTGGCAGGCGGCTAATAAAAGCGCAATCCCCATTGCCAGAACCCATTTGAACATTAAAATGCCTCCCCAACCTGAAAATACACCCCGGTACTGTTGCGGCCGACACCTAAATCCAAGCGAACATTCATTCTTGGTTTAAATTCAAAACGGTAGCCAACACCTACGGTGGGCAACCAATGCCCTTGACCTAATTCGGACGCAGTATCGCTCATGGTTCCTGTGCCTAACCAACCAACAACGCCATGGCGCCAATCGAGTTTATGGCGGAGTTCTATTTGGCTGGTGAATATATTGTTATCACGATAACGGCCTTCGTAATACCCGCGCATACGGTTGCCATTACCGAGTAATGATAGCTGGTTCCACGGTACATTTCCGCTTGAAAACCTTGCATAATTGTCGAATGCAATAACAGTCTCTTCGGCTAAGGCATGGTAATAGGCATATTGTAATTGGGTGGTTTGGAAGCGTGTATCGCTACCGAGGCTAGGTGCAAAATAAGTATAAACGGCCTCAAAAGTTTGCCATGATGGGCATTGGGTAGAAAATCTCGTGTGTCATAACTGTAATATGCACTGATGCCTGAATTTAACACCGAACGGCCCCCAATTGACTTGGAGAAATACTGTTTCGCACCATCATCAGGATCGCTGGCATTGATTGATGAGAAGTTCCAACCGAGCCCTACATAAGTAGAATCAGTCAGTTGGTATAAGGCTCTTGGAGTTATTTGGAACTCTTGAGAATGGTACTTTTCTTTATTGTGATCATTTTTCCCTGCAGAATATCCCTTACCCCAATAATAAGTGGGAATATTGTTAATGATGCCGGAAACAAATAACCGCCACTGGTCGTTATCAATAAAATTATAATTGGTAAAATTTAATCCAAATGCGCCGGTCGACGACGCAAAACCGCTTAAGCCAATAGAAGATGGCTGGGTTTGTTTATCTTCTTTATCTATTCGATATAAACCAACCAGTGCGGTGCCAATACCAATGCCCATTTCGGGGGTATAAAATGGCCCTGGTAATATGCCCCAATCTACAGTTTTACTTTCATCAAAGCTAGTTTCCCCACCGAGATTGTTTAGCCAGCCATCGATTTGCTGGCGGTCAGGAAGAAAATCAGCTTTAGCAGGAAAAATAATAAAAAGGCTGAGCAAGACCAGCCTTTGAATAATTACCGAATGCCACATTAAAAACGGAATTCCCCAGAAATATAAAAACTATTCCGGTTATTAAAACCGATTTCGGTTAACACATTAAAGTTTCGAGTGAGTTCAACCCGAGCACCGACAGTATTATTCCATTTATGGGCAAGATGCTGTTTAACATCGAATTTTGCATCGTCTGGTGCTAATGCCATTAACCCACTCAATTCAGGCGGTAAATCTAGTTTACTAATATCACCTTTGAATCGTTGGGTAATATCTTGATACATGGCACCAGTCCAAATTTGTAGTTTTGTATTACCTTGACCAGGGATCAAAGGTTCAAAGATAAATTCATAACCAACTCGAGGAGTTACAACAAAAGCAGTAAATGTCACCGTCTAAGATATCAAGGCTTGTTCTGGTATAGTTAAAATCTAATGTACTAAAGAATTGGTTATACCCACCAGCGAAGGTAACACCACCACCATACGTTTTTCCTTTATAATCTAATTCAAAAGGCAGATTTTTACCGATATCAATTATATTCTCTTTGCCAAAAATTTTGACTCGAGCTTTTACGCTATCAAGATTTGTGGTTGATGTACCTTTGGTTTTTCCATAAACGCCATATACGTTCATAAATGGAAAGACCCAAGTATCGAGTTTTAGCATATGTGATTCATTCTTACTGCGTGTATGTCCTGTTTTAATCATTAAATCATCATTTAAATCGAATTTAACAAAAGGAATATTTACGCCCTTTTCTGATTTAAAGGCTATTTTATCAACTTTTATATCTTGACGTAGGTTCATATATCCATAGCCGATCCCAAAAGGTTCCGGTAAATCATACCCTCGAGCGCGGGCCTCATCGCCCCAAATCGGCAGTACTCGTGACTCTGTGGTAGAAGAACGAGTAATGCCGCCTTCGCTATTATTTTGTGGTACTCCAGATTCACTTACAGAGACTGAAAATAATGGACGATCGCTATCGGCAAAGCTCACAGACATGCTCATAATAGAAGAAAGGATCAGTGCAGTACTGAATTGAATGCGTTTCATAAAATTGGCTCAATATTTGGACAATAAAGAAGTGTAATAGATAAATTGTTATTAGTCGTACAGTGATGATTAGAATTCTATCATTAGAAATTCATTTTTAGATGGTGCTTAATGCTTTTTTGTTGATAAGTTGAACTAAAGAAATGCGCGTTTATTATTCATTTAAAATGGTTATATGAAAGGGATAGGGCAGGTGCCGATATAATAAACAATACCGGCACGGAGCAGGCAAAAGGCTATTTTTTAGTTTGCTGATGAAACTTAACACGCTCATGAAAATAGGCTTTCAAATGGTCTTCCATTTGGTGAATTTTTTCTTCTAAGGCGTTGACCAACACTTCATCGCTATTCATATCGAAAACGCGTTGCATTGCGAGATCATCGACATATTCTTTTTGTGCTTTGGTTAAATCAGCCATATTTGAATTACCTTTATTGAAATAGGACTTTTGCTTCATCAATATAAAGCAAATTAAAGAAAGAGCATTATTGTGCCTCAGTCAATACCGTATGAAAAGTAGAATAACTGATTGTCGAATAATGATTATTTGTTAACTTAGTTGCAATACGAAGGATCAAATCACAATCTCAGTTTGTTAAGAATAATCACAATATTCTTAACGAATATAAGCTGATATCCTCGCCACAGTCACTTATTAATAGGTCTGAAAATGAATAATAAACAACACTACCTTGATACCGCAGCAGGTGAGGGCGAGAAAGAAGCATCAATGATGGTTGCTATTCCTGGTTCTGAGCTGACGTCTTTATTACTTGAGCAGCGTTTAGAAGAACAAACTTATTTCACCGAGGGTGAGATAGATTACATTCCAGAGGATGGCGGTTTTTTCTTTAGTTGTAAAAAAGATGAAGAAGAATTACGTTTTTATATCGCTTTAGTTGATAGCGACCCTGAGTATACCATCAACCCTTATTTTGCCACCGACCCAATCAGCCCTGAGTTGTATGCAGAAGCAAGTGCAGCCCCTCAAGCGGTAATTGTTGAGTGCTTATTTCAAGGGCAGCCATTAGCTAATTACCTTCAGCAGCTGAAATTATTCAAATATTAGTGCCAGATTTATTACTAGGCTTGGATATTTCTGCCGCAGGGAAAGTGTTTACTCGTGAGTGGCTTAATTTCCAACTAATTGATGATTTGATGCCAAGCATTGATTCTTTGTATGTTGTTCATGCTATTTATGATCAAGAAGATAACGAAGACAAGCCGGAAGAAGAGCGTGCTCCGACTATGTATTGGTTCCACACGCACGGTTTGGCACGTTGTGGTTTGTCGGAAGCGGAAATTATTATACCGCACCCGATTGCTTCTTATTATGGTATTCCCGAACTGTTTTGGAGCTTCGTGAATAACAGCATTACTCACGGGAAAATCGTGTTTAATGAGCCCATTTTTATTGGACAAACCCAAACGGGCTATGAGTATTTAGTTGCAGTACCGTTTGAAGAAGGGCTGCTGCATGTAGGGAAATCAACCCCAATTGATGACTTAAAACCACTAGAAGAGATGAACTTCGAGTTTGGAGATGTGTCATCTGAACGTTTTATGGGGGATTGGCATGATAGAGATGAATCTCATCAACACCCATCCGCTATGCTGTTCCGTGTGACACAAGAAAACCCAGTATTAGAAAGTTTCTTTGAAGGTTTTGAAGATCAAAACGCCATGATGTTTATGCGCACCGATGAAGAAACGGCAGATATGTCGCGTAAAGCTAAATTGCGTTGGGAATATTTCACCCATATGTTAGATAACTATGGGCCAAAACAGGTCGCTCAGAAGAAAGGCTTTTTTGCCAAATTCCTTGGTAAAAACGAGGAAGCTGAAGATTCTGAATGGCGCTTTTTAGTGAAATGCGGTATTGGCTACCATGATGCGGAAGAAGATTTCGATGGTCATGAACATATGTGGTTTGAACCTGTTTCTTGGCATGGTGACCAATTTGAAGGGCGCTTAATAAACCATCCTTTTTATGTGCAAAATATGCAAGAAGGGGAAGTTTATCCATTAACACGTGATGATATTACGGACTGGACAATTTATTTCCAAGACGGCAGCTATACTCCGGATACGATATATAAACTGCTAAGTGGTACTCAAGTTCACTAACTTGTCATACTCGTCATACTCGTCATACTTCAAGCTGCATGGGTGTTGACTGCGCTCAGCCAGCCGAATCACATACTTATGTATGCTCATCGGTCTGTCTTCGTTTGTCGCCTACATGCAACTTGAATTATTTAGAGTATATACGCGTCACGATTCAAACCGCATGGGTGTTGACTGAGCTCCGCCAGCCGAATCACATACTTATTCAAGCTAGAGTACAAAGGTTTATGTTAGACTGGGCGCGCAATGCGCCCAATTTAATGATGAAAATTTAACGCCATGAATGAATCCGAGCTTTACCAATATGCCTTGTTTATGCTTTCCCGCCGTGATTATGGGAAAGCAGAGCTATTTGCTCGTATGAAACGGCGTATGTATGAAAAAAATGAAGGTATTATTGATGAGCCTTTAATTGAATTGGTGCTTGAAAGGCTAAGTGAGCAACATTTTCTTGATGACGACCGTGTCGCGGGGCTATTAATGCAAGGTTATCTCCGTAAAGGGTATGGACCATTGCGGATAAAACAAGAAATGCGGCAGAAAGGTTTTCCTGAAACGATTGTGGAAAAGCATTTTGCTACTTTAGATGTAGATTGGTTTGAAAAGGCCGCATTGGTTCGTAGTAAAAAATTCGGTGATGACCTTCCTCATGATTTCAAGGAAAAAAGCAAACAAATTAGATATTTACAGTATCGTGGCTTTTTTGGCGATATGATTTATGAGTTATTCAATGGTTAGTTTT of Providencia rettgeri contains these proteins:
- a CDS encoding Mannosyl-glycoprotein endo-beta-N-acetylglucosaminidase produces the protein MPSRTMRTNAVFAFLFLLLFSSLSMGSTSTSTMLNKEYTNKTVQQNVSQAKTSLPDLRKYPSGTPRKKAFLKTVVPVIEKVNKQIMAERTWLLSVRANKKWSAQELRRLEQICNSYGMKCSNPKRLNWDKLLSRVDIMPTHLVATQAATESGWGTSQLALQNGNLFGMRCGSGCQTKKGKVKGYSSYTSVEDTVTAYMKNMNTHNAYESLRTSRAKQRLSKDELDTKKLINDMKGYSELGSTYNRYLQEMYASNEELITQAQQRAATRI
- the recX gene encoding Regulatory protein recX; protein product: MNESELYQYALFMLSRRDYGKAELFARMKRRMYEKNEGIIDEPLIELVLERLSEQHFLDDDRVAGLLMQGYLRKGYGPLRIKQEMRQKGFPETIVEKHFATLDVDWFEKAALVRSKKFGDDLPHDFKEKSKQIRYLQYRGFFGDMIYELFNG